A window of Primulina tabacum isolate GXHZ01 chromosome 4, ASM2559414v2, whole genome shotgun sequence contains these coding sequences:
- the LOC142542330 gene encoding 5-formyltetrahydrofolate cyclo-ligase, mitochondrial-like → MTIVGLFFHRLARRMTHPCALAAAPSPPLPTKTPAISVPLLHLNLRSSSTSSFSNMSATIDLDTTFKLKKSLRFKIKKELKSMDPILRSREDDAIQRIVLESPWFKTCKRLCAYITCAALREVDTSKLLLEILKSTDKDGQYQVRKTLYVPRVEDKNSHMRMLNISTMDDLIANSMNILEPAPLDAQGNKLEDVMLADEPVDLFLLPGLAFDKSGRRLGRGGGYYDTFLTKYQELAEERKWQKPLLVALSYSPQIMEEGVIPITPNDVFVDALVSSSGVIPITPAAASALCS, encoded by the exons ATGACCATAGTGGGCCTCTTTTTCCATAGACTGGCAAGACGGATGACCCACCCGTGCGCATTAGCGGCTGCCCCATCTCCACCATTGCCCACCAAGACCCCTGCAATTTCCGTCCCTCTTCTTCACCTTAACCTTCGCTCCTCCTCCACCTCATCCTTCTCCAACATGAGCGCCACCATTGATTTGGATACCACTTTCAAGCTGAAGAAGTCTCTTCGTTTCAAAATTAAGAAGGAACTCAAGTCAATGGATCCCATCCTCAGATCTCGAGAAG ATGATGCAATACAGAGAATTGTATTGGAATCTCCATGGTTTAAGACATGTAAAAGACTATGTGCTTATATAACTTGTGCTGCTTTAAGAGAAGTGGATACTTCTAAACTCCTGCTAGAAATCCTAAAAAGCACGGATAAAG atGGTCAGTACCAGGTGAGAAAGACACTATATGTTCCGAGGGTAGAAGACAAGAACAGTCATATGAGGATGCTGAACATCTCTACTATGGACGATCTAATTGCAAATTCAATGAACATATTGGAACCAGCTCCCCTTGATGCTCAGGGAAACAAGCTCGAAGATG TCATGTTAGCTGATGAACCTGTAGACTTGTTCCTTTTACCTG GACTTGCTTTTGATAAATCTGGCCGACGATTGGGCCGTGGTGGAGG TTATTACGACACATTCCTCACGAAATATCAAGAACTCGCCGAGGAACGCAAGTGGCAGAAACCATTGTTGG TTGCTCTTTCTTATTCACCACAAATAATGGAAGAAGGCGTTATACCTATCACTCCAAATGATGTTTTTGTGGATGCGCTTGTGTCCTCCTCTGGTGTAATCCCCATCACTCCAGCTGCCGCCAGTGCGCTCTGTTCCTGA
- the LOC142542329 gene encoding uncharacterized protein LOC142542329 — translation MAHNSQRRIAAQTDPKTSMNPSLKKHPKPTPFAACVPEVHHHPIPDPITIPASTVENISYRFSKLYANHKKFGSKSLGPSNPHPHPRPENHFRQKTFTVSPVLDTSCTTLTKSKSHHERNDFPVSKIEGGNHFSSRAKVKEKDKIKNPSNKDQKKPFLVEYDVKKASQFMTKSLERDQVKGFHKGFDGRRLSVSSLPLDNGRRNKSVIGSQIDLSGFFSCAGVRVVAVDMPPSVQIHAVNCARKTHDSLEKFTSKSLAFTLKKEFDEAYGPAWHCIVGTSFGSFVTHSVGGFMYFSMDHKIYILLFKTTVQKQIQIE, via the exons ATGGCACACAACAGCCAGAGGCGCATCGCAGCACAAACCGACCCCAAAACATCCATGAATCCCTCACTCAAGAAGCACCCCAAACCCACCCCCTTCGCCGCCTGCGTCCCCGAAGTCCACCACCACCCAATCCCAGATCCCATCACTATCCCTGCTTCCACTGTCGAGAACATATCTTATCGCTTCTCCAAGCTATATGCAAATCACAAGAAATTTGGCTCCAAATCCTTAGGCCCCTCTAACCCGCATCCTCATCCTCGACCGGAGAACCATTTCCGACAAAAAACCTTCACCGTATCCCCGGTTCTGGACACATCTTGCACGACTTTGACCAAGTCAAAGAGCCACCATGAAAGAAACGATTTCCCAGTTTCAAAAATTGAGGGGGGAAATCATTTCAGCTCAAGGGCCAAGGTGAAAGAAAAGGATAAAATCAAGAACCCATCAAATAAAGACCAAAAGAAACCATTTTTGGTGGAGTATGACGTGAAAAAGGCGTCCCAGTTTATGACTAAGAGTCTAGAAAGAGACCAAGTTAAGGGATTTCATAAAGGGTTCGATGGGAGAAGGTTATCTGTGTCATCTCTCCCACTTGATAATGGAAGAAGAAACAAGTCAGTTATCGGCTCACAGATTGACCTGTCTGGTTTCTTCTCTTGTGCTGGTGTGAGAGTTGTTGCTGTTGATATGCCTCCGTCTGTGCAAATTCATGCTGTTAATTGTGCAAGAAAGACTCATGATAGCTTGGAGAAGTTCACCTCCAAGTCTCTTGCTTTTACACTTAAAAAG GAATTTGACGAGGCCTATGGACCTGCTTGGCACTGTATAGTGGGGACAAGTTTTGGGTCATTCGTAACCCATTCAGTTGGGGGATTCATGTATTTTTCTATGGATCACAAGATATATATCCTCTTATTCAAGACTACTGTACAAAAGCAGATTCAAATTGAATGA
- the LOC142542331 gene encoding hydroxyproline O-galactosyltransferase GALT6-like has protein sequence MKRATSEAFFSLSRGRSILMLVVFGILYILLVSFEAPFLFDNGFSSVSFEGFSNNGYGLLNPKTFVLESAENLEEKVAPVRPLDNVPQLDRPERIITEFSQTFVSGLNFSAARISESASEAFELGRRLWQELELMEKNSSYESFSSNNTPTNSSGLKGEDCPLSVTISGKEFSKNGRMAVLPCGLTLGSHITVVGKPKLAHEEANTKISVLRKGHDVMVSQFVMELLGLKTVEGEDPPRILHFNPRLKGDWSGKPVIEQNTRYRMQWGTSHRCEGWQSRADEETVDGLVKCDKWIRDNENGAEKSKTAWWLNRLMGRTKEVDIDWPFPFAENKLFVLTLSIGFEGYHVHVDGRHITSFPYHTGFAIEDATGLTLNGDIDVHSVFAASLPTSHPSFAPHKHLDFSGRWKAPPIPDKPAELFIGILSAGNHFPERMTMRKSWMQHELIKSSKVVSRFFVALHARKDLNAEIKKEAEFFGDIVIVPYMDNYDLVVMKTVAICAYGARTLSANYIMKGDDDTFVRVDTIFMEAKKVPANTSLYMGNINYYHKPLRSGKWAVTYEEWPEEDYPPYANGPGYIISSDIANFILSEFEKHKLRLFKMEDVSMGMWVEKFNSSRPVEYVHSLKFCQFGCIEEYYTAHYQSPRQMTCLWNKLRHQEKPMCCNMR, from the exons ATGAAGAGAGCGACTTCAGAAGCGTTCTTTTCGCTGAGCAGGGGAAGATCAATTCTGATGTTGGTTGTGTTTGGGATATTGTATATACTTCTGGTGAGTTTTGAAGCGCCTTTTTTGTTCGACAATGGGTTTTCTTCGGTTTCGTTCGAAGGTTTCTCTAATAATGGTTATGGATTATTGAATCCCAAAACTTTTGTGCTTGAAAGCGCggaaaatttggaagaaaaagtgGCTCCCGTTCGCCCCCTTGATAATGTGCCTCAATTAGATAGACCCGAGAGAATAATTACCGAGTTTTCTCAGACTTTTGTTTCTGGCTTGAATTTTAGCGCTGCCAGGATTTCGGAGTCTGCGAGCGAAGCGTTTGAACTTGGCAGAAGGCTCTGGCAAGAGCTCGAATTAATGGAAAAGAATAGTAGTTATGAAAGTTTTAGTTCTAATAACACTCCTACCAATAGTAGTGGCCTTAAGGGTGAGGATTGCCCTCTTTCAGTGACAATATCTGGcaaagaattttcgaaaaatgggAGAATGGCGGTGTTGCCGTGTGGGCTTACATTGGGATCACATATAACAGTGGTGGGGAAACCAAAATTAGCCCACGAGGAGGCCAATACTAAGATTTCGGTGTTGAGGAAAGGACATGATGTGATGGTTTCGCAGTTTGTGATGGAGTTGCTAGGCCTTAAGACTGTGGAAGGGGAGGACCCCCCTAGGATCCTGCATTTCAATCCACGGTTGAAGGGGGATTGGAGTGGGAAGCCTGTCATTGAACAAAATACTCGTTATAGAATGCAGTGGGGTACATCACATAGGTGTGAAGGTTGGCAATCACGGGCTGATGAGGAGACAG TTGATGGGCTGGTGAAATGTGACAAATGGATTCGTGATAATGAGAATGGGGCAGAGAAATCAAAGACAGCTTGGTGGTTAAATCGGTTAATGGGAAGAACTAAAGAGGTGGATATTGATTGGCCGTTTCCTTTTGCCGAAAACAAACTCTTTGTTCTAACTCTTAGTATCGGCTTTGAGGGTTACCATGTCCACGTTGATGGGAGGCATATCACTTCATTCCCGTATCACACA GGATTTGCCATCGAGGATGCCACTGGATTGACTTTGAATGGAGATATTGATGTTCATTCAGTTTTTGCTGCTTCGTTGCCCACCTCACACCCGAGTTTTGCTCCTCATAAACATCTTGATTTCTCTGGCAGATGGAAGGCCCCTCCTATTCCAGATAAGCCAGCAGAACTTTTCATCGGTATCCTTTCAGCAGGCAACCACTTTCCTGAACGTATGACGATGAGAAAGTCTTGGATGCAGCATGAGTTGATCAAATCTTCAAAAGTTGTCTCTCGGTTCTTTGTTGCCCTG CATGCAAGAAAGGATCTTAATgctgaaataaagaaagaagccGAGTTTTTTGGAGACATTGTAATAGTACCATACATGGACAACTATGATCTCGTGGTTATGAAAACTGTTGCTATTTGTGCATATGGA GCTCGGACTTTATCTGCTAATTATATCATGAAAGGCGATGATGATACATTTGTGAGAGTAGACACAATATTTATGGAAGCAAAAAAGGTGCCTGCAAACACTAGCTTGTATATGGGAAACATAAATTACTATCACAAGCCCCTTCGTAGTGGTAAATGGGCAGTTACATACGAG GAATGGCCAGAGGAGGATTATCCACCTTATGCCAACGGTCCAGGCTATATAATCTCATCAGATATCGCAAACTTCATTCTTTCGGAATTTGAAAAACATAAATTGAGG TTGTTTAAAATGGAAGATGTTAGCATGGGAATGTGGGTCGAGAAATTTAATAGCTCAAGACCTGTGGAATACGTACATAGCTTAAAGTTTTGTCAATTTGGATGCATAGAAGAGTATTATACGGCTCATTACCAGTCTCCAAGGCAGATGACTTGTCTTTGGAACAAACTAAGACATCAAGAAAAGCCTATGTGTTGCAACATGAGATGA